A single Chryseobacterium sp. DNA region contains:
- the murB gene encoding UDP-N-acetylmuramate dehydrogenase — protein sequence MNMQENFSLKPYNTFGVDAKAQYFIEVNTIEELKEALTFSDSRSLPLLFIGGGSNILLTRDFNGLAIKLNLKGISEQDLNEEEVLVTAKAGENWHEFVLYCLQQNYGGLENLSLIPGNVGTSPMQNIGAYGTEIKDVFVSCKVLDLENLEHKTFSLEQCRFGYRDSIFKQEGKGRYVILEVTFKLSKKNHHIKTEYGAIQSELEHLGIKNPTIQEVSKAVINIRQSKLPDPKEIGNAGSFFKNPTIPLAQFDLLKEKFENIQGYPNGDRVKVPAGWLIEQCGWKGKQIGNVASHKLQSLVIINATGNATGKEIFDFSTEIINSVQEKFGIELEREVNII from the coding sequence ATAAACATGCAAGAAAACTTTTCCTTAAAGCCATATAATACATTTGGCGTTGATGCCAAGGCCCAGTACTTTATCGAGGTCAATACGATAGAAGAATTAAAAGAAGCCCTTACCTTCTCAGATTCCCGGTCTCTCCCACTTCTGTTTATAGGGGGCGGAAGTAATATTTTGCTGACCAGGGACTTTAACGGTCTTGCTATTAAACTTAATTTAAAAGGTATTTCTGAACAAGATCTGAATGAAGAGGAAGTCCTCGTCACTGCAAAAGCCGGTGAAAACTGGCATGAGTTTGTTCTGTACTGCCTTCAACAAAATTACGGCGGGCTTGAAAACCTTTCTTTGATCCCCGGAAATGTAGGCACCTCTCCCATGCAGAATATCGGAGCCTATGGTACAGAGATAAAGGATGTTTTTGTCAGCTGTAAGGTGCTGGATCTGGAAAATCTTGAACATAAAACCTTCAGCCTGGAACAATGCAGGTTCGGGTACAGAGATTCTATTTTCAAACAGGAAGGAAAAGGCAGATATGTAATCCTGGAAGTTACTTTTAAACTCAGTAAAAAAAACCACCATATTAAAACAGAATATGGAGCGATCCAATCTGAACTGGAACATTTAGGAATTAAAAACCCTACCATACAGGAAGTCTCCAAAGCGGTTATCAATATCAGACAAAGCAAACTGCCGGACCCTAAAGAAATCGGGAACGCAGGAAGTTTTTTCAAAAACCCAACCATTCCTTTGGCTCAGTTTGACCTTTTAAAAGAAAAATTTGAGAACATTCAGGGATACCCTAATGGAGATAGAGTAAAAGTTCCTGCCGGATGGCTGATCGAACAATGCGGATGGAAAGGAAAACAGATCGGAAATGTGGCTTCCCACAAACTCCAGTCATTAGTCATCATCAATGCAACCGGAAATGCAACCGGGAAAGAAATTTTTGATTTTTCCACGGAAATCATTAACTCTGTACAGGAAAAGTTTGGGATAGAGCTTGAACGGGAAGTGAATATCATTTAA
- the proC gene encoding pyrroline-5-carboxylate reductase: MKIAILGAGNMGLSFSKSFLKYELIKPENLHLILRNPSKISKIAEDFPKSKISTFEEVKALNADLIIIAVKPQDFQQVAQNIRFTIQENQMVLSIMAGINIEKIQHSLNHPLVVRAMPNSPTLLGMGITGYTAANGISFSQLISIERLLNSTGRSVYLENEELLDGVTALSGSGPAYFYYIIDAMIKAGIEMGIEENLSQLFVKQTMLGAYHLINNSEKNLEELIRDVASKGGTTEAALKTFEENNFKDIIKQGILNAEKRAKELNK, translated from the coding sequence ATGAAAATAGCAATTTTAGGAGCCGGAAATATGGGACTTTCTTTTTCAAAATCCTTTTTGAAATACGAACTGATCAAACCGGAAAATCTCCATCTGATCCTCAGAAACCCTTCCAAAATTTCTAAAATAGCTGAAGATTTTCCGAAATCAAAAATTTCCACTTTTGAAGAGGTCAAAGCATTGAATGCAGATCTGATCATCATCGCTGTGAAGCCGCAGGATTTTCAACAGGTTGCTCAAAATATCCGGTTTACCATTCAGGAAAACCAGATGGTTTTATCCATTATGGCCGGGATCAATATTGAAAAGATTCAACACTCATTAAACCATCCGCTTGTGGTAAGGGCAATGCCTAATTCACCTACTCTTTTAGGGATGGGTATTACAGGATATACAGCAGCAAACGGCATTTCTTTCAGCCAGCTTATCAGTATTGAAAGACTGCTGAACAGCACCGGAAGATCGGTTTATCTTGAAAACGAAGAACTTCTGGACGGTGTTACCGCCCTTTCCGGAAGCGGGCCCGCTTATTTCTACTATATTATCGATGCCATGATCAAAGCAGGTATTGAAATGGGAATTGAAGAGAATCTATCTCAGCTTTTCGTCAAACAAACCATGCTGGGGGCTTACCATCTGATCAATAATTCTGAAAAAAACCTTGAAGAACTGATCCGGGATGTGGCGTCTAAAGGAGGAACTACGGAAGCCGCTCTGAAAACATTTGAGGAAAACAATTTTAAAGATATTATAAAGCAGGGAATCCTGAATGCTGAAAAACGCGCTAAAGAACTCAATAAGTAA